TTTTCTTTGCGCATACGGAGGACTTCTATAAGTTCTACAAGGAACACCTAATCCATCCACATGCGAAGCCGCATCCAGGTCATGAGGCGCTGGTGCATCTCGAACGTCAAGGTAAATTGAAGGCGATCATCACTCAAAATATCGACGGCTTGCATCAGATGGCCGGCAGCACGAATGTCCTGGAACTGCACGGGTCGGTGCACCGCAACTACTGCTTGGATTGCCGGCGTTTCCACAGCTTGGATGAGGTGATGGCTTCTGAAGGCTTGGTTCCGCGCTGCGAGTGCGGCGGAATGGTGAAGCCCGACGTCGTCTTGTATCAGGAAGGATTGGACATGCAGCTGTTGGATCGCGCGGTGAATTACATCCGTGAGGCCGATGTGCTCATCGTCGCCGGTACATCCCTGACGGTACAGCCTGCGGCCAGCTTGGTTCGTTACTATCTGGGCGGCCGTTTCTTCCTGATCAACAAGAGTTCTACGCCATATGACAGCTTCGCTGATTATGTGATTACCGACAGCTTTGCCAAGGTCATGCCGATCCTCGCCGGTGTTTCTGACTGAGCGGCTTGATGTAGAGTTGGGTGCTGGATGGAGTGCGGAAATGAATACGGAAAAGTTTCTACATTAATATAGAAGAGACAGATCGGGAAATTTAACATAGGATGCTGGGAACGACCTGACTGGAAGTTGGGTCGTTTTTTTATTTTTAATATGAATTATTTTATTTGATATGACGAGGAACTAATTGAATATATAATAATGAGAAATCTATATGAATCAGTAAAAGTATTAAAAGATATAGATAAATTAATAAAATTGATCGAACACCATTTTCCTTTTAATGGATCAAGAATTAACTGGTGTCAAACAGAAATGCACTATCACAAGAAATCAAATAAAGAGTCTTTATTTGCAGATACAAAGGAATTCATTGTTGAATTAAGAGAGAAATATTTAAAAGATAACGTAAACGTGATTTACCTGGGAGACAATCTCACCGAGTATGGATATCAATTTGACTTAGGAGACATAGATCAGCATATTGATTATTTATTAGGAATTCCACAACACCACTATTTTGTTCTGAAAGACGTTAATTGGTGCATATGCATTTCTTTTGAGTCATATCTAGATTTTGGATTTAGTGTATTAAGTGAACCTAAAATAGGAGGATAATTTAATAAAGAATTGCAGAGATATCTTGCAATTAGTCAAGTCTTCTTTATAATGATTGGCTCCCCTTGTATTTGGATCAAGGAGGAGCTTTATTTTCTGGTGTGCCCAGCTAAGCAAGCATCTTCTAGCGAGTCCAATCGTGGGAGGAGCAAAGTCCCTATGTAGCTAGGATACTTGCGTATAGAGAAATCGGTGCGTTATCCGACGAAAGTATTTGTCAGAGACAGGGCGAGCAACATACCAGGCCGTATTAAGTGAATTCTGGCGCTAAGTTAATAGAACATGTTTGAGAGACATTCTATAATCTTATGGGCAAATGCTATTAACGAAAATCTTCAAGAAAGTCTTAACCTCTATTAAGCTAACAAAAATCACACAAAAGGATTGAATAACGTGGGAAGATCCGGTATGCTGATGCATAAATAAATGCAGATATTCTCTTGATACAGAAAGTGGAAGAAAGTCTGCAGAACTTCATCGTGCTTAGAGCTAGGCGGGAGGGAAACATGGAACGAACGATCACTAATTATTGGGAGCAGTTGGCGGATCAAGTATTGCAAGGACATAAGCTGACCAAAGAGGAAGGCTTGCGCGTATTACAGGCAGATCAGGATGAGTTGCTGCCTTTGATGCAAGCCGTTTATCGGATACGCAAACATTACTACGGCAACAAGGTAAAGCTCAACTTAATCGTTAATGCAAAGAGCGGCCTGTGCCCGGAGGACTGCGGTTATTGCTCGCAATCGATCATCTCGAAGGCACCGATTCAAAAATATCCCTTGCTGGATAAGGACACACTCGTTGACGGGGCGAGAAAAGCGATGGAATTACAAGCGGGCACGTATTGCATCGTCGCAAGCGGGAGAGGTCCTACAGATCGGGAATTGGATCAAGTGATCAGTGCGGTGAAAGAGATTAAGGAGACGATGCCGCTTAAGATTTGTGCATGTCTAGGCATTCTGAGAGATGATCAAGCGAAGCGCTTGAAGGAAGCAGGCGTGGACCGTTACAACCATAATCTAAATACGAGCCAGTCCCATTATGCCAATATTACGACGACTCATACATACGAGGATCGGGTGGATACGGTGAACCAAGTTAAGGCGTCGGGGATGTCTCCTTGTTCCGGGGTCATCGTGGGCATGGGCGAAACCGATGAGGAAATCGTCGAGATGGCCTATGCGCTCCGCGAACTTGATGCGGATTCGATTCCGGTCAACTTCCTTAACCCGATCCCAGGAACCCCGTTGGAAGATAAGCGAGAACTGACACCGCAGAAATGTTTGAAAGTGCTGGCTTTGATGCGATATATTAATCCGTCAAAGGAAATCCGAATCTCAGGCGGCCGCGAGGTCAACTTGCGTTCACTGCAGGCACTGGGTCTCTATGCGGCGAATTCGATCTTCATCGGGGACTATCTGACAACCGATGGTCAGGAAGCATCGGTGGATCATCAGATGATCGAAGATCTTGGATTCGAGGTGGAACGAGTTTAGCTGGCCGACTGAAAAAGACTAAGAACAAATATCAACAAATATCAACAAATATCAACAAATATCACTTCATCCTCGCCTTGATTGGTTTTATGCCAACCAAGGTTTTTCTTATAGGAGCGTAATGTTGTCCTTTCCTACCCTTGTATCCTTGTATACAAGGATACAAGGATGCAAGGATGCAAGGGGGGACAAGAGAGGAATAAGCGTCACCGTCGGTATATAAGTTTATCCATGAACATATTGCTGGTGTGGCTCTTTTTAATGCTTCACATATCTCCCATAGTCTGGAATGGCGATGCGGTCGAACTCCCTGACTAAGCGGATGAGGCCGCTCTCTAATTCTTCTCCTTACATAGGCGGGCCGTGACCCATGACCGCATAAGCCGGCTTCAAGGCGGCCAGGCGCTTCACAGATTCCTTGGCGGCCTGCCAGTCCGTCGTCAGGTACCGCGGCGGCCCGTTGATCTCCTTCTGCTGCGTCAGCACCTTGTATAGCGAGTCTTGTCTGACGGTGACGAAGGCATCGCCGGCGATGAGAGTGCGGTCCGATTCCCGGAAGAGGGACACATGCCCCGGAGAATGCCCCGGCGTGTGCATCCAGCGATAACTCGGCAGACTGGGGATATATTTGTAATCCCTTCCGTATTCCATCTCATTCTTCTGATCCATTATCTTGCAGATCCCTCCATATCAGGATTAATCGTAACGAACCATTCAATAAACAGATTAGGAATAGTTTGCCGCAAAATCTGGAAAAGTATCGCCTTACTTTCCATTCACTATCTATCCATGGACGTTCGTTGTGAAGACAGGCTATAATGGATTTGGCTAATCACTCATCATCACAATAGTGGAGGGGAAAAATGTATACCAAAGAAGATCTCATCAAGCATCTTGAAGAAGCGAAGATCAATCCCAAGGGAACGATCAAGGTGCATTCCTCTATGAAAAGTATCGGACCAGTGGAGGGGGGAGCAGATACGGTGCTCGATGCGCTGTCCGAATACATGAAGGATGGTCTGCTCGTACTGCCTACCCATACCTGGTCTTATATTAATGCCAAGAATCCGAAATTCTACGTTGAAACTTCGGAAGTCTGTGTCGGCATCCTGCCGGAACTGTTCCGCAAGCGTCCGGGCGTTATCCGTTCCTGGCATCCGACGCACTCGGTTGCCGCGCTGGGTAAGGATGCTGCCGAGTTCACGGCCGGTGCTGAGCTATGGGATACGCCTTGCCATCGCAACTCCGCCTACGGCAAGCTGCTGGATCGCAAGGCGCAGATTCTCCTGATCGGCGTCGATCTGCGGCGCAATACCTTCATCCACGGCATCGAGGAATGGGTTGATATCCCTGGACGTCTCACCGATGACCACGAGATGCTGTATACTGTACTGCCTGATGGTACGGAGATACCGGTTCCTTCGCGCAGACATACGGCAACGCCTTGGTCCGAGCACTTCTGGAAGGTTGAAGGTGTGCTGGAAGAAGGAGGCGCCCTGTATCGCGCTCGTTTCGGGGATGCGAAGATGCTCGTCTGTGATGCGGTTAAGACAACGGAGATTCTGACGGAGATGCTGAAGGAAGATCCGGACCTCTTCTCGGATAACGAGCCGTTGAAGAGATAATGACGGATTGATATAAGATGAAGAGATTCTAACTTTCCTATAGATCCTATCAGATCAGAAGATCCTATGAGAAGATCCTATCAGAGGAGTGAGCGGGAGTGACCGCCTTCGAGAGAGTTGAATACAACCGAACAAGAGAGGAAAACTACGAGCTGCTGTTTCGTCAGCTGGAAGCTCTTCTGGAGGGGGAGACGAATCGGATCGCCAATCTGGCGAATGCTTCCGCCCTCCTCTATCAATTTCTGGATGAGGTGAACTGGGCAGGGTTTTACCTGATGGAAGGAGAGGAACTCGTCCTCGGTCCCTTCCAAGGGCTGCCTGCCTGTGTTCGTATTCCACTGGGCAAAGGCGTCTGCGGAACTTCTGCAGAGCGCAAGGAGACCATCCTCGTCGATGATGTAGACCAGTTCCCCGGGCATATCGCTTGCGATGCGGCTTCCCGCTCCGAGATTGTCGTGCCGATGATCCATCAGGGTGAGGTCGTTGGGGTGCTGGATATTGACAGTCCGGTATTATCGCGTTTTGACCAGGTAGATCGCGTCCATCTGGAACGTTATGTTGAGATCCTTATGAAGCATTGGTAAACAAAAAACTATACAACCACGGGTAGCTCCGCTGCAGCATTCGCGATACGATGAAGATATGACGGTTGAGGTAACGATGACGCGAAAGCGATAAACTGTGATGAACTGATTCGAAGATTCTTACTCGATGAGCGAAGAAGCAGACGGAGAACAGGTACCAGGGGGAATCGAACATGATCTTATCGAGTTTACTCAGCGACGGGATGGTCCTGCAGCGCCATGCTGAGGTGCCGATATGGGGACGGACGGAAGCGAATCGCGAAGTCCGAGTGAGTTTCATGGGAGAGGAATACCGCACGCAGGCGGATGAACACGGCTGGTGGCGGATCACCCTGAAGGATCTGCCCGCCGGCGGACCGCATGAGATGGTCATCACGGCAGATGAAGAGCGCGTGATACGAGATATTCTCATAGGCGACGTGTGGGTCTTGGGCGGTCAATCGAATATGGAACTGCCGGTTAATCGCACGCTGGATCTTCTGGCCGATGATGTGCGTACGATTGATCTGCCGCAAGTGCGACATTTTACGGTGCCGATGGTGTATAACTTCCATGGGCCTCAAGAGGAAGTTACCGACGGCAAGTGGTATGCAGCCACGCCGGATCAGCTGTTGGACTTCAGCGCAGTCGGCATGTTCTTCGCCCGCGCGTTGTATCAGCAGTATCAGGTGCCGATCGGTCTGATCCGCACAGCCATCGGAGGGACGCCGATCGAAGCGTGGATGAGCGAGCAGTCGCTGCTGGCGCATGATCTTAGATATGCATCGGAAATTCAGAAATGTCGGGATGACAATTATATCGCTTCCGTACAGAAGCGTGATCAAGAACGAAATCATGAATGGTATATGGCTTTGAATCAAGGCGATATAGGGCGAGCCGAAGGCTGGCACGAAGCTGAACTCGATACGAGCGAATGGCAGCGCTTCATCGTTCCGAATCGCTGGGAAGGCGAGCTGGAGCACGTGCGCGGCGCGGTATGGTTCCGCAAGGAATTTGAACTGCCTGCCTCGATGGCGGGTTCTGAGGCGAAGCTCAAGCTGGGTACCATCGTGGATGCCGATGATACCTATGTGAACGGAGTACATGTTGGCAGCACGGCTTACCAATACCCGCCGCGGCGTTATACGATCCCTGAAGGGGTGTTGAAAGAGGGCAAGAACACGATTGCCGTTCGCGTGATCAGCACCCACAACAGGGGCGAGTTTATCAAGGATATGCCGTACAAGATCATCGCCAATGGACAGGAGCTGGAGCTGACGGGAGAATGGCGCTGGCGCATCGGCAAGGTGATGCCGCAGCTTGAGCCGCAAACCTTCTTCCAATACAAACCGACAGGCTTGTTTAACGGCATGATCGCGCCGCTGCGTCATTATCGCATCAGAGGCGTTCTGTGGTATCAAGGTGAATCCAATACCCATACACCCGAAGGGTATCGCGATCTGTTCGCGGCGATGGTGCAGGATTGGCGGGGCAATTGGCAGATCGAGGATCTGCCTGTGATCTATGCACAGCTCCCGAACTTCGGGTATTCCGCAGTCATCCAGCCGGACAGCCTGTGGGCTCGTTTTAGACAAGAACAGCTAAAATGCTTGTCCGTACCGCACACAGCGATGGCGATCACGATCGATGCCGGCGAATACAATGATATCCACCCGCAGGATAAACGAACCGTCGGCGAGCGCATGGCCCTGTGCGCGCGGAAGCTCGTGTACGGCGAAGATCTCGTCTACAGCGGGCCGATCTATGCCGGCATGGTGCGGGAAGGTTCAGCCCTGCGCATCAAGTTCGATCACGTCGGCAGCGGCCTGACAGCGCGCGGCGGCAAGCTGGGGGGCTTTGCGGTCTGCGGAACGGACGGCGTTTTCCATCCTGCTGAAGCAGTAATCGATGGGGATACCGTTGTCGTGACTCATGACGAGATCAAGGAGCCGGTTCACGTGAGATACGCATGGGCGGACAATCCGCTGAAGGCCAATCTGTATAACCGGGAAGGTCTTCCGGCTTCCCCATTTACAACGGAAGAGTAAGTGAAGATTGAACCCTGTACGCTTAGCGGTGCCGCCCCTGAAGGGGCTTCCGCTGCAGGTACAGGGTCTTTTTGTTGATGTTGCGCTTGGATTTTGATTCGCTCTGTTGTGTTGTACTTGTTAGGGCTGCTGCTCTGAGTCGCTCTTCAGCTGCAGTTTTTCCTCTAAGAGGGATTTGTTTTGCAGGATATGGCGGTCGTTGGGGCGGTATTTTCTCGCTTCTTCATTGTGGTAATAAGCTTTTTTGTAATCTCCGAGTCGGTAGTAACAGATGCACATATGCAGATGGGGATACCATGTCCAATAGGCGGGGAAGCTGAAGCTCCATTGCTCGCTCTCTGCCGGCAAGCGGGTCGCCAGATCATACCAGAAAATCGCCGTTCGATAATCCTGTTTCCGGAAATAGCAGTAACCGATGCGGCTGACTGCCTCTGCTCTGGGTTTGCCGTACTCGAAGGAGCGATATAAGGAGGTGAGTTCTTTCTGCATATTGCCCAAATGCCTGTAGCAATCCGCCATGTAGATGCAGGCATAGATCTTATCTTCGATCCAGCCTTCGGTGAGTTTTAAATTGTTCTCGTAGGCTTCGATCGCTTCTTGGTAGCGGCCGTTTTCCCTCAGCTCATTGCCGTAATAAAAATAATCCCTGGGTGTGAAGACATCGCCGCGGGCGATTTTTTTCTCGTAGATCTGCAGGTTCCGTCCGACTTTGTGCCGGGTTTTCATATGGCTGATCGCGACGTCGGAATTGATGATGTAGCCGCTGACTTCCAGATAATTGTGCACGTCGCCGCGCCATTGGAAGCGCCGGGATGTCTTAACAAGACGGTTTCGCCGGTAGCGAAGGGTGACATTGCCGTGATCGTCCAGGCCGGCATTGTAATACATCGAGACAGAATCTACGGCGGGGTCTAAGGTTTTTTTGAGTTCCAGAAACTTCTTCCGATCTTCCTCCAAGATCACATCATCGGCATCTAGATACAGCGTGTACTGCATCGTGGCATAAGAAAAAGCATGGTTTCGCGCTTCAGAGAAACTACCCGTCCACGGGAAATGATAGATACGGTCCGTGTAACGCTTAGCGATCTCCACGGTGCGGTCCGTTGACCCCGTATCGACGATGATGATCTCGTCGACGATATCTTTCACACTGTCCAAGCAGCGGGCAAGCACTTCTTCTTCATCTTTGACGATCATGCACAGGCTGATCGTGATCATAGCAGCGGTCATCCTCTCTGGAGTGGTTTCGTTCAGGATGGTTCCTGCGGTGCGGAACCTGGTTTATTCCTATGCTGCTGATCAGCGCGATGACTCGGCAAGCGGGACAACTTTACCGCACATTTCGCCGCAGGATGACTTGTAGTATAATCGCACATAAGGTTCAAGCAGCGTAAGGATATCGAAGGCAGCAGAATGTTTTGGTTTAGAGTAAAGAAGGATCTATTAAAGGAGAGTCCAAGGTGAGTCAGATCGAACAAGAAAACGATAAGTCAGCATTCAGCGAACAAGAGAAACGAGCATATACGGAGCGAGAACATGATCAGAGAAATAGCATAGCAGATGAAACATATATCGAAGGAGAAAAGGATCAGGAGGAAAGAAGAGACGACAAAACCATTGAGCATGAAATGTTAAGTGTTGTCGAAGCTTTTTTTCCGGAAGGAGATTGGCGAGAACTTCATCTGCGGGGCAGCGGCGTGAATAATACAACGAGGTTTATCGAACGAGCAGGGAGACGATATGTCCTGCGAATCTATGAAACCCACCGTGAGATCTCAAAAGTCACGTATGAACATCAAGTGCTGCTGGCTTTGGCGAAGCAGGATCTGTCCTTTCGCGTGCCGCTGCCGTTGACGGCTGCAAATGGGGAAACGGTGGTACGCACTTCAGAAGGAAAATTGGCAGCGATGTTCCATTACATGGAAGGACGGCCGCCTCAGCTGCAAGATGCTGCTCAGATCACGCAGTTCGGCGAGACGACGGCGCTGTTATCGCAGGCACTCAGCAAGGTGAACCCGGACCAGCCGCCGGTGTATCCGCCTTATTACGAGATCGAGCAGGCCCATCCGAAGTGTGATCTTCAGACATTCATCAAGTTCTGTCATCAACCTTCGGAATCATTTGCTGCGCCGGATCTTAGACAAGCTCTCGCCTCGATCGTGAAGGTGGTTGAGCCTTTGCAACGCCGGCTGGAGCTGATGAAACAGCTGCCGCATCAGTTGATCCACGGTGATCTCAATGCTTCCAACGCATTGGCAGATGATACCGGTTCGATTACCGCTGTCCTGGATTTTGAATTCGTTACGGTCGATTTAAGGGTTATGGAGCCGGCGGTTTTCATCTCCGATCTGATCCGCCGCGGTCAGGACGTCAGTCGGGAGGGAAGAAGTCTGCAACAGATCGAAGCCTATCTCGCGGGATATCGCCGTTATATCGAACTGACTCCTGAAGAGATTGCCTGCATTCCAGATCTGCTGCTGCTTCGCCGTTTGGATGTGGTCATGCATTTTCTGGGGCGTTATTGGGAAGGCATCGACGATGAACAGATTGTCATTGATCAGATCCATTATCTCTATGCGATGACGATGTGGCTGGATCTGTATGCGGATCGATTAGTACGGCTTCTGCGGGGATAGAATTGAGACTTGGCACGGCGCTGGAAGAAGCAGATTTGGGCTTGAGTCGGCCGTGAGATGATAGAAGGTCGGCTCAACTTAGTACGACTCAGGATGTGGAGAGGCTAATTCGGCATCTGAGACGATATAAAGTGTTGATTCGGCAGGCGTAAGGGTGGAATGGCGCGTGAGTCGATATAAAGTGTTGATTCGGCATGCGAAGAAGGGAAGTCGCATGTGAGCCGACAAAAAGTGTCGTTTCAGCCCGCGAAGCAGTGAAATCGCACGTGAATCAACAAATAGTGTCGTCTCAGCGAATGAAGGAGGCGGATCGGCCGGTAAGTCGACAAAAAATATCGTCTCAGTTTGTAAAGAGGCCGATCCACATGTGAGCCGACAAATAATATCGTCTCAGCACAAAGAAGCGAATTCAGCCCGTGTGTCGGCGCCGTATGCCGTCCTCACGGGACCGATTACTGGTACAGCCAGATTCCGCTGACGGTCATGACCGCGGGCAGGGCGGTATCATCCACGGGAACGGGATCAAGCCAACCGCCAACAGCCAGATTGAGCACGAGATAGAA
Above is a genomic segment from Insulibacter thermoxylanivorax containing:
- a CDS encoding NAD-dependent protein deacylase produces the protein MMDYQALGELIRNSDNIVFFGGAGTSTESGIPDFRSADGLYNADTGVNVPPEEILSRDFFFAHTEDFYKFYKEHLIHPHAKPHPGHEALVHLERQGKLKAIITQNIDGLHQMAGSTNVLELHGSVHRNYCLDCRRFHSLDEVMASEGLVPRCECGGMVKPDVVLYQEGLDMQLLDRAVNYIREADVLIVAGTSLTVQPAASLVRYYLGGRFFLINKSSTPYDSFADYVITDSFAKVMPILAGVSD
- a CDS encoding phosphotransferase, which produces MSQIEQENDKSAFSEQEKRAYTEREHDQRNSIADETYIEGEKDQEERRDDKTIEHEMLSVVEAFFPEGDWRELHLRGSGVNNTTRFIERAGRRYVLRIYETHREISKVTYEHQVLLALAKQDLSFRVPLPLTAANGETVVRTSEGKLAAMFHYMEGRPPQLQDAAQITQFGETTALLSQALSKVNPDQPPVYPPYYEIEQAHPKCDLQTFIKFCHQPSESFAAPDLRQALASIVKVVEPLQRRLELMKQLPHQLIHGDLNASNALADDTGSITAVLDFEFVTVDLRVMEPAVFISDLIRRGQDVSREGRSLQQIEAYLAGYRRYIELTPEEIACIPDLLLLRRLDVVMHFLGRYWEGIDDEQIVIDQIHYLYAMTMWLDLYADRLVRLLRG
- a CDS encoding sialate O-acetylesterase, which produces MILSSLLSDGMVLQRHAEVPIWGRTEANREVRVSFMGEEYRTQADEHGWWRITLKDLPAGGPHEMVITADEERVIRDILIGDVWVLGGQSNMELPVNRTLDLLADDVRTIDLPQVRHFTVPMVYNFHGPQEEVTDGKWYAATPDQLLDFSAVGMFFARALYQQYQVPIGLIRTAIGGTPIEAWMSEQSLLAHDLRYASEIQKCRDDNYIASVQKRDQERNHEWYMALNQGDIGRAEGWHEAELDTSEWQRFIVPNRWEGELEHVRGAVWFRKEFELPASMAGSEAKLKLGTIVDADDTYVNGVHVGSTAYQYPPRRYTIPEGVLKEGKNTIAVRVISTHNRGEFIKDMPYKIIANGQELELTGEWRWRIGKVMPQLEPQTFFQYKPTGLFNGMIAPLRHYRIRGVLWYQGESNTHTPEGYRDLFAAMVQDWRGNWQIEDLPVIYAQLPNFGYSAVIQPDSLWARFRQEQLKCLSVPHTAMAITIDAGEYNDIHPQDKRTVGERMALCARKLVYGEDLVYSGPIYAGMVREGSALRIKFDHVGSGLTARGGKLGGFAVCGTDGVFHPAEAVIDGDTVVVTHDEIKEPVHVRYAWADNPLKANLYNREGLPASPFTTEE
- a CDS encoding rhs-associated protein, translating into MRNLYESVKVLKDIDKLIKLIEHHFPFNGSRINWCQTEMHYHKKSNKESLFADTKEFIVELREKYLKDNVNVIYLGDNLTEYGYQFDLGDIDQHIDYLLGIPQHHYFVLKDVNWCICISFESYLDFGFSVLSEPKIGG
- a CDS encoding AAC(3) family N-acetyltransferase, which encodes MYTKEDLIKHLEEAKINPKGTIKVHSSMKSIGPVEGGADTVLDALSEYMKDGLLVLPTHTWSYINAKNPKFYVETSEVCVGILPELFRKRPGVIRSWHPTHSVAALGKDAAEFTAGAELWDTPCHRNSAYGKLLDRKAQILLIGVDLRRNTFIHGIEEWVDIPGRLTDDHEMLYTVLPDGTEIPVPSRRHTATPWSEHFWKVEGVLEEGGALYRARFGDAKMLVCDAVKTTEILTEMLKEDPDLFSDNEPLKR
- a CDS encoding GAF domain-containing protein — protein: MTAFERVEYNRTREENYELLFRQLEALLEGETNRIANLANASALLYQFLDEVNWAGFYLMEGEELVLGPFQGLPACVRIPLGKGVCGTSAERKETILVDDVDQFPGHIACDAASRSEIVVPMIHQGEVVGVLDIDSPVLSRFDQVDRVHLERYVEILMKHW
- a CDS encoding glycosyltransferase codes for the protein MITISLCMIVKDEEEVLARCLDSVKDIVDEIIIVDTGSTDRTVEIAKRYTDRIYHFPWTGSFSEARNHAFSYATMQYTLYLDADDVILEEDRKKFLELKKTLDPAVDSVSMYYNAGLDDHGNVTLRYRRNRLVKTSRRFQWRGDVHNYLEVSGYIINSDVAISHMKTRHKVGRNLQIYEKKIARGDVFTPRDYFYYGNELRENGRYQEAIEAYENNLKLTEGWIEDKIYACIYMADCYRHLGNMQKELTSLYRSFEYGKPRAEAVSRIGYCYFRKQDYRTAIFWYDLATRLPAESEQWSFSFPAYWTWYPHLHMCICYYRLGDYKKAYYHNEEARKYRPNDRHILQNKSLLEEKLQLKSDSEQQP
- the bioB gene encoding biotin synthase BioB — translated: MERTITNYWEQLADQVLQGHKLTKEEGLRVLQADQDELLPLMQAVYRIRKHYYGNKVKLNLIVNAKSGLCPEDCGYCSQSIISKAPIQKYPLLDKDTLVDGARKAMELQAGTYCIVASGRGPTDRELDQVISAVKEIKETMPLKICACLGILRDDQAKRLKEAGVDRYNHNLNTSQSHYANITTTHTYEDRVDTVNQVKASGMSPCSGVIVGMGETDEEIVEMAYALRELDADSIPVNFLNPIPGTPLEDKRELTPQKCLKVLALMRYINPSKEIRISGGREVNLRSLQALGLYAANSIFIGDYLTTDGQEASVDHQMIEDLGFEVERV